From the Lampris incognitus isolate fLamInc1 chromosome 10, fLamInc1.hap2, whole genome shotgun sequence genome, one window contains:
- the fmnl1a gene encoding formin-like protein 1 isoform X2: MTRAARALTLRLSNTLANRIHKKSHSANQRDDVHVCIMCLRAIMNYQSGFNLVMTHPHCVNEITLSLNSKNPRTRALVLELLAAVCLVRGGHDIILSAFDNFKEVSREKNRFEKLMEYFASDDSNMDFLVACMQFINIVVHSVENMNFRVHLQYEFTHLGLDRYLETLRLTESEQLQVQIQAYLDNVFDVGALLEDAESRGGVLDHMNELQEHNTQLSVRLHEVESQTAERIAELETQLMQTIKETELLKESLRESCSQVSTLQQREREKELDRERERDRERLSSQVSPQSPMELEQKVQELQDRGLIRLGRTASGALDIQVVPVTTVEYVQVPVSSSLSGNGGPDSPESSFLSAPNVLACASVSAPPPPPPPPPPGGPGESTFTPPPPPPPPPLPGANASAAPPPPPPPPPPPAPGGGPPPPPPPPGFGPPPPPGAPPVPDSQPESKSRKPIQTKFRMPLFNWQALKASQVTGTVFNELDDEQVLGELNMEIFEEQFKTKAQGAPAELSSLKVKVVQKPPSKVSLMDGNKAKNLAITLRKAGMSPVNICTAIETYDQHALALDFLELMERFIPSDYERKLLLNYEKEGRPLEELSDEDQFMIRFGKISRLSQRINTLTFMGNFPETVKRLQPQLNSIIAASVSIKSSAKLKKLLEIILAFGNYMNSSKRGAAYGFRLQSLDILLETKSTDRSQTLLHFIANIIQEKYPDLASFHSELLFVDKAALVSLDGILQDIRSLERGMEMTKKEFMVQDDSRVLKDFVKSNSEQLESLLKDSKSAQEAYVSVVEYFGENPKTTQPSMFFPTFARFIKGYKKAEQDNEGRKQAKSKSSEDKANTPSPNKAGPEKSPMPKMPQMDLIAELKRRQVKPQVREGKDGALEDIITDLRTTPYRRTDGRRSAQRQDP; this comes from the exons ATGACCCGAGCTGCTCGTGCTCTGACACTGAG GTTAAGCAATACTCTGGCCAACAGAATTCATAAAAAATCCCATTCGGCCAACCAGAGAGatgatgtgcatgtgtgcatcatgTGCCTGCGAGCGATCATGAACTACCAG TCTGGGTTTAACCTGGTCATGACTCATCCACACTGCGTCAATGAAATCACCCTTAGTCTCAACAGCAAGAATCccag AACCAGAGCGCTGGTGTTGGAGTTGCTGGCTGCTGTGTGTCTTGTTAGGGGAGGCCATGACATCATTCTCTCTGCCTTTGACAACTTTAAAGAG GTGAGCAGAGAAAAGAACCGCTTTGAGAAACTGATGGAGTACTTCGCCAGTGACGACAGCAACATGGACTTCTTG GTAGCCTGCATGCAGTTCATAAACATCGTGGTCCATTCAGTGGAGAACATGAACTTCCGCGTCCATCTACAGTACGAATTTACACATCTTGGATTAGACCGGTATCTGGAG actcTGAGGCTAACGGAGAGCGAGCAGCTGCAGGTGCAAATCCAGGCCTACCTGGACAACGTGTTCGATGTTGGAGCCCTGCTGGAAGATGCTGAGAGCAGAGGAGGAGTGCTGGATCACATGAACGAAttacaagaacacaacacacag CTGAGTGTCAGGCTACACGAAGTCGAGAGTCAGACGGCGGAAAGAATAGCCGAACTGGAGACTCAGCTTATGCAGACCATCAAAGAGACCGAGCTGCTCAAG GAAAGCCTGCGGGAGTCCTGCTCCCAGGTCAGCACCCTGCAACagcgggagagggagaaggagctggacagagagagggagagggacagggagcgTCTGAGTTCCCAGGTGTCTCCTCAGAGCCCCATGGAGCTGGAGCAGAAGGTGCAGGAGCTGCAGGACAGGGGGCTGATCCGACTGGGGCGCACTGCATCTGGGGCTCTGGACATCCAGGTTGTGCCCGTTACCACGGTTGAATATGTCCAGGTCCCGGTCTCCAGTTCCCTGTCCGGTAATGGAGGCCCAGACTCTCCTGAATCCTCTTTCTTGTCGGCGCCAAACGTTCTTGCCTGTGcctcggtctctgctccccctccccctccccctccacctccacctggtggtcctggggAGTCCACATTCACCCCACCTCCTCCGCCTCCACCGCCACCGCTACCAGGTGCCAACGCCAGTGctgcacctccacctccaccaccaccacctccacctcctgctcCTGGAGGGGGTccgcccccgccccctcccccacccggttttgggcccccacccccacctggaGCCCCGCCAGTACCAGACAGTCAACCTG AGTCAAAGAGCAGGAAGCCCATCCAGACCAAGTTTCGGATGCCGTTGTTCAACTGGCAGGCTTTGAAAGCCAGTCAGGTGACAGGCACTGTCTTCAATGAGCTGGATGATGAGCAGGTGTTAGGG GAGCTGAACATGGAGATATTTGAGGAACAGTTTAAGACCAAAGCCCAGGGTGCTCCAGCAGAACTGTCCAGTTTGAAAGTGAAAGTTGTCCAGAAACCCCCGAGTAAGGTGTCTCTGATGGATGGCAACAAGGCCAAGAACCTGGCCATCACTCTGCGCAAGGCGGGCATGAGCCCGGTCAACATCTGCACTGCCATAGAGAC GTATGACCAGCATGCTTTGGCCTTGGACTTCCTGGAGTTAATGGAGCGGTTCATACCGTCAGACTATGAACGAAAGCTGCTGCTAAACTACGAGAAGGAGGGGCGTCCGTTGGAGGAGCTGTCGGACGAGGACCAGTTTATGATTCGCTTCGGAAAGATTTCCCGTCTGAGCCAACGAATAAACACCCTCACCTTCATGGGCAATTTCCCAGAGACTGTTAAACGTCTGCAGCCG CAACTAAACTCCATTATTGCTGCATCCGTATCTATAAAGTCCTCGGCCAAATTGAAGAAACTCTTAGAA ATCATTCTGGCTTTTGGTAACTATATGAACAGCAGTAAGAGGGGTGCAGCTTATGGGTTCCGTCTGCAGAGTCTGGACATT CTGCTAGAGACCAAGTCCACCGACCGCTCCCAGACGCTGCTCCACTTCATCGCCAACATCATCCAAGAGAAATACCCCGACCTGGCGTCCTTCCACTCGGAGCTACTCTTTGTGGACAAGGCTGCCCTGG TGTCCTTGGATGGCATCCTGCAGGACATCAGGTCGCTAGAACGAGGGATGGAGATGACCAAGAAGGAGTTCATGGTGCAGGACGACAGCCGTGTGCTAAAGGACTTTGTAAAGTCCAACAGTGAACAGTTGGAGTCTTTACTCAAAGACAGCAAGTCAGCGCAG GAGGCCTATGTCTCTGTGGTGGAGTATTTTGGCGAGAACCCCAAAACCACACAGCCGTCCATGTTTTTCCCCACATTCGCCCGCTTCATAAAGGGCTATAAG AAAGCAGAGCAGGACAATGAGGGGAGGAAGCAAGCGAAAAGCAAAAGCAGTGAGGACAAAGCTAACACGCCGTCTCCTAACAAGGCTGGGCCAGAAAAG TCTCCTATGCCCAAGATGCCCCAGATGGACCTGATAGCTGAGCTGAAGAGGAGGCAGGTGAAGCCTCAGGTACGGGAGGGGAAGGATGGAGCTCTGGAGGACATCATCACAG ACTTGAGGACTACACcatacagacggacagacggtcGAAGATCTGCGCAGCGCCAGGACCCTTGA